In one Rhodococcus sp. B50 genomic region, the following are encoded:
- a CDS encoding phenylacetate--CoA ligase family protein has protein sequence MAPPKKLVAVQHRARRMHPLAVPMSRELRRVATAGPDGIRAFQERRLRAMTRWAAVASPFYRQWFRREKVDPRTFRTLDDLRRLPVLRRADLMDRPEMFRAYPARAMWEAHSSGTSGRAVTVYRTPGSSVYEMRVLERQWSWFGLPRTPRRVTLGSSDFAADRPGSPTRIVPGARQLLVSSYRLTPDDLPMIVGDIRRFRPDAIDGWPSSICLLAELLYERGERLPVRAVLTSSEAMRSAQRGLIREVFRGPIVDHYGQTERVAMAGTCEAGTMHIFPDYGIVELEPVPGVPDRWEIIGTPLHNWGFPIFRYRTGDLVGPAPAGECACGRAFPALGELDGRVEDAFTAADGRPLPLPSTVIDDVTGVREAQIAQLAPGRFEIRMVPGVGFDAERVEQQYVRNVERLFGPGQELRVVSLEAVPRTASGKLKSAVVEGGGARAVPAAVADAFTGYRLGPGE, from the coding sequence ATGGCGCCTCCGAAGAAACTCGTCGCCGTCCAGCACCGCGCACGGCGGATGCATCCGCTCGCCGTCCCCATGAGCCGCGAACTCCGCCGGGTCGCCACGGCGGGCCCCGACGGGATCCGTGCCTTCCAGGAGCGTCGACTCCGGGCGATGACGCGATGGGCGGCCGTCGCCTCTCCTTTCTATCGGCAATGGTTCCGCCGCGAGAAGGTGGACCCGCGCACGTTCCGTACCCTCGACGACCTACGGCGCCTGCCCGTCCTCCGGCGCGCCGACCTGATGGATCGCCCCGAGATGTTCCGCGCCTACCCCGCGCGGGCAATGTGGGAGGCGCACTCGAGCGGGACGTCCGGTCGCGCCGTCACCGTCTACCGGACGCCGGGTTCGTCGGTCTACGAGATGCGTGTGCTCGAGCGGCAGTGGAGTTGGTTCGGACTGCCGCGCACGCCGCGCCGGGTGACTCTGGGCAGCAGCGATTTCGCGGCGGATCGTCCCGGAAGCCCCACCCGGATCGTCCCTGGCGCACGGCAACTGCTGGTGTCGAGCTACCGGCTCACGCCCGACGATCTGCCGATGATCGTGGGGGACATTCGCAGGTTCCGTCCCGACGCGATCGACGGCTGGCCTTCGAGTATCTGCCTGCTCGCGGAACTGCTGTACGAACGAGGGGAACGACTCCCCGTCCGCGCCGTCCTCACGTCGTCGGAAGCGATGCGCTCCGCCCAGCGTGGCCTGATCCGTGAGGTCTTCCGGGGCCCGATCGTCGACCACTACGGTCAAACGGAGCGCGTCGCGATGGCAGGCACGTGCGAGGCAGGTACGATGCACATCTTCCCCGATTACGGCATCGTGGAACTCGAACCCGTTCCCGGCGTCCCGGACAGGTGGGAGATCATCGGAACGCCCTTGCACAACTGGGGTTTCCCGATCTTCCGCTACCGGACGGGTGATCTGGTCGGGCCGGCGCCGGCCGGTGAGTGTGCCTGCGGGCGCGCGTTCCCCGCCCTCGGGGAACTCGACGGACGGGTCGAGGACGCCTTCACCGCGGCGGACGGCAGACCACTTCCGTTGCCGTCGACCGTGATCGACGACGTCACGGGTGTCCGCGAGGCCCAGATCGCACAACTCGCCCCCGGACGGTTCGAGATCCGGATGGTCCCGGGCGTGGGATTCGACGCCGAACGCGTCGAGCAACAGTACGTACGCAATGTCGAGCGGTTGTTCGGTCCCGGACAGGAACTCCGGGTGGTGAGCCTGGAGGCCGTGCCACGCACCGCATCCGGCAAGCTCAAATCGGCCGTGGTGGAGGGCGGAGGTGCCCGAGCCGTTCCGGCGGCCGTGGCGGATGCATTCACCGGCTATCGCCTGGGTCCGGGAGAGTGA
- a CDS encoding alginate lyase family protein: MQRLTWYAHRLRAMEAAEIAWRVHRVVGRCLPSRPLTDTQLVGPDLDWRGALERFRVAEGRPVLLGPERIDALTGTEPAAVTLAAADRVLEHRFTFFGYPEAALGPEIDWNHDPVGGIEWPNLPSHRIDHRTAPGDPKWIWELNRLQHLPWLAQAWLLTHDDRYAAEAFDQLDSWIAGNPPGRGIAWRGAFEAGIRAISVAVALQGLRYSPRLTVARFRTVVCMLAESARRCWAERSLYSSSNNHLIGELAGLATVALLLPDLRPSPRWERDAVTALCAEADRQILPDGGGAEQAVGYQVFTAELLLLVAEMLRRRDSYAPVLLTNAVTRSARYLAAVVGDHDPAPRYGDDDEGFALRLDPYPVRTVRDHLGLVGAVLGTPEAIRAGTLPPAAAWLALRTEARADAPTGSEPFGSFHARDGGLVVLRSGRRRITMDVGPLGYLSIAAHGHADALAVTLSADGRELVGHPGVTSYYGHPDWRAAHRGTRAHPTASVDGLDQSVIGGAFLWRQHARVRTHSVDIASGFVDAEHDGYLRLDEPVVHRRWLIAPPDRATAVVVDVFTGTGHHEFRTAWPLHPSLDARPVGCGHLVLRDGAPVLQLAYAASSGDPIRSEIRGDTDTNLGWWSHRLESRVPAWLVGSVVHATPPVALVTTLTPCGADEPVVSGLAVELHDAAITVRWHDGDGTHVHTLLPSNDPVPHNLIPTI, translated from the coding sequence GTGCAACGACTCACCTGGTACGCGCATCGCCTCCGCGCGATGGAAGCCGCCGAGATCGCGTGGCGGGTCCATCGCGTCGTCGGCCGGTGCCTTCCGTCCCGACCGCTCACCGACACGCAACTCGTCGGACCCGACCTCGACTGGCGTGGCGCCCTCGAACGTTTCCGCGTAGCCGAGGGTCGTCCCGTCCTCCTCGGCCCCGAGCGGATCGACGCACTCACCGGAACCGAGCCCGCCGCCGTCACGCTCGCTGCCGCGGATCGGGTGCTCGAACACCGGTTCACCTTCTTCGGTTATCCGGAAGCGGCTCTCGGACCCGAGATCGACTGGAACCACGATCCCGTCGGCGGGATCGAATGGCCGAACCTCCCGTCCCACCGAATCGATCACCGCACCGCACCGGGCGACCCGAAGTGGATCTGGGAATTGAACCGGCTGCAGCACCTTCCGTGGCTTGCGCAGGCCTGGCTCCTGACCCACGACGATCGCTATGCCGCCGAAGCGTTCGACCAGCTGGACTCGTGGATCGCCGGCAATCCCCCGGGGCGGGGCATCGCGTGGCGTGGAGCGTTCGAAGCGGGCATCCGCGCGATCTCGGTGGCCGTCGCGCTGCAGGGACTGCGGTACAGTCCGCGTCTCACCGTCGCCCGGTTCCGCACCGTGGTGTGCATGCTCGCGGAGAGTGCCCGCCGGTGCTGGGCCGAACGCTCGTTGTACAGCTCGTCCAACAATCACCTGATCGGCGAACTCGCGGGCCTGGCCACCGTCGCACTCCTTCTCCCCGATCTGCGGCCGTCGCCGCGGTGGGAGCGCGACGCCGTCACCGCCTTGTGCGCGGAGGCGGACCGGCAGATCCTGCCCGACGGCGGCGGCGCCGAACAGGCCGTGGGCTACCAGGTCTTCACAGCGGAGCTCCTGCTCCTCGTGGCCGAGATGCTCCGGCGGCGTGACTCGTATGCGCCCGTCCTGCTGACGAATGCCGTCACGCGCAGCGCCCGCTATCTCGCGGCGGTGGTCGGAGACCACGACCCGGCACCCCGCTACGGGGACGACGACGAAGGTTTCGCACTGCGTCTCGACCCGTACCCGGTGCGTACCGTCCGTGATCATCTCGGTCTCGTGGGTGCGGTCCTGGGCACACCCGAAGCGATACGGGCCGGCACCCTCCCGCCGGCCGCGGCGTGGCTGGCTCTCCGCACGGAGGCCCGCGCAGACGCACCCACCGGGAGCGAGCCCTTCGGCAGCTTCCACGCCCGCGACGGTGGTCTCGTGGTGCTGCGCTCCGGGCGACGCCGGATCACCATGGACGTCGGGCCCCTCGGGTACCTCTCGATCGCAGCGCACGGCCACGCCGACGCACTCGCGGTCACCCTGAGTGCCGACGGCCGCGAGCTCGTCGGCCATCCGGGCGTGACGAGTTATTACGGCCACCCCGACTGGCGGGCCGCACACCGGGGAACACGGGCCCATCCCACTGCCTCGGTGGACGGGCTCGACCAGTCCGTCATCGGCGGTGCCTTCCTCTGGCGGCAGCACGCGCGAGTACGCACCCACTCCGTGGACATCGCCTCCGGCTTCGTGGACGCCGAGCACGACGGCTACCTCCGCCTCGACGAACCCGTCGTGCACCGCAGGTGGCTCATCGCACCGCCCGACCGCGCCACCGCAGTAGTGGTGGACGTGTTCACCGGCACCGGTCACCACGAGTTCCGCACCGCCTGGCCGCTGCACCCGTCCCTCGACGCCCGGCCCGTCGGCTGCGGCCACCTCGTCCTCAGGGACGGCGCGCCGGTCCTGCAGCTCGCCTACGCGGCCTCTTCGGGGGATCCGATCCGCAGCGAGATCCGGGGCGACACCGATACGAACCTGGGCTGGTGGTCGCATCGGCTCGAATCCCGCGTCCCTGCATGGCTCGTCGGCAGCGTCGTGCACGCGACGCCTCCGGTCGCGCTGGTGACGACCTTGACACCGTGCGGCGCCGACGAGCCGGTGGTCTCGGGACTCGCCGTCGAACTGCACGACGCCGCGATCACCGTCCGATGGCACGACGGGGACGGCACCCACGTCCACACCCTCCTGCCGAGCAACGACCCCGTTCCCCACAACCTGATCCCCACAATCTGA
- a CDS encoding glycosyltransferase family A protein, with amino-acid sequence MEPTFSFLTTAYRTEDYVAETIESVFAQKRDDWEHVIVDNGMSDDMARVIGRYLNDPRIILVRQENRGYAGGISAAATAARGRYLCVLDSDDHLMPGFCTRVGAVLDSRPEIDAVAVDAHLFTDSEGLLPTGYMRSIGAGGNRRGRGRLTLLDVLGGEVPYYTAAVRREAWSAVNAYASGIDDVDESVIVWLRLADRFEVQMLPDRLARYRLRGDSDSRDEATVATFERQLIRSFQAGAALAKTPEEHVALEETVGRLRYDQALRRARSAFLRNDLPTARIAARDAYTYRRSLRAAVALASVTVAPGPIRMLYPAKQRLASAAGRVAVRLNAPT; translated from the coding sequence ATGGAACCGACCTTCAGCTTCCTCACCACCGCCTACCGCACCGAGGATTACGTCGCCGAGACGATCGAATCCGTCTTCGCACAGAAACGGGACGACTGGGAACACGTGATCGTCGACAACGGAATGTCGGACGATATGGCACGCGTGATCGGACGGTATCTGAACGACCCGCGAATCATCCTGGTGAGACAGGAGAATCGAGGCTACGCGGGCGGGATCTCCGCAGCGGCGACGGCGGCACGAGGACGGTACCTGTGTGTCCTCGACAGTGACGATCACCTGATGCCCGGTTTCTGCACGCGGGTCGGCGCCGTGCTCGACTCGCGGCCCGAGATCGACGCCGTCGCGGTGGACGCCCACCTGTTCACCGATTCCGAGGGGCTGCTGCCCACCGGATACATGCGGTCGATCGGGGCGGGCGGGAATCGCCGGGGGCGCGGACGTCTCACGCTGCTCGACGTCCTCGGCGGCGAGGTTCCCTACTACACGGCGGCGGTTCGCCGCGAGGCGTGGTCCGCCGTGAACGCCTACGCCTCGGGCATCGACGACGTCGACGAATCGGTGATCGTCTGGCTGCGCCTCGCCGACCGTTTCGAGGTGCAGATGCTGCCCGACCGGCTCGCCCGGTACCGGCTGCGCGGCGACTCGGACTCGAGGGACGAGGCCACCGTCGCGACCTTCGAACGGCAGTTGATCCGGTCGTTCCAGGCAGGGGCGGCGTTGGCGAAGACCCCCGAGGAGCACGTGGCCCTGGAAGAGACGGTGGGCAGGCTCCGCTACGACCAGGCTCTGCGTCGGGCCCGGTCCGCTTTCCTCCGCAACGATCTGCCCACGGCTCGGATCGCGGCCCGGGACGCCTACACCTACCGGCGCTCGCTGCGCGCTGCCGTCGCGCTCGCGTCCGTCACGGTGGCCCCCGGTCCGATCCGGATGCTGTATCCGGCGAAGCAGCGGCTCGCGAGTGCCGCCGGGCGGGTCGCCGTCCGTCTCAACGCTCCGACCTGA
- a CDS encoding dTDP-4-dehydrorhamnose 3,5-epimerase family protein, producing the protein MRIDTTDLAGVLVLRPEPFRDDRGLFTRTFDAAEFDAYLQSRSDSPAVRASDFVQDSQSRSARGVIRGMHGRSGEGEAKLVRCAHGAIHDVLVDIRYGSPTFGRSQAFLLDDVEFAHLFVPPGFLHGFQALADVTDVCYRIDRPHDPREDLAVAHDDPDLAIVWPLPVTTISARDAAAGSWKELLAGLPSSENPADVLW; encoded by the coding sequence ATGCGTATCGACACCACCGACCTGGCCGGTGTGCTCGTTCTCCGCCCCGAACCGTTCCGCGACGATCGCGGTCTCTTCACCCGCACCTTCGACGCGGCCGAATTCGACGCGTATCTCCAGAGCCGTTCGGATTCGCCGGCGGTCCGGGCTTCGGACTTCGTGCAGGACTCGCAGTCCCGCTCCGCGCGGGGCGTCATCCGGGGCATGCACGGACGGTCCGGAGAGGGGGAGGCCAAGCTGGTGCGCTGCGCGCACGGGGCGATCCACGACGTGCTGGTCGACATCCGCTACGGATCGCCCACTTTCGGCCGGTCGCAGGCGTTCCTGCTCGACGACGTCGAGTTCGCCCACCTCTTCGTACCACCGGGCTTCCTGCACGGCTTCCAGGCCCTGGCCGACGTCACCGACGTGTGTTACCGCATCGACCGGCCGCACGACCCGCGTGAGGATCTTGCGGTGGCACACGACGATCCGGACCTGGCAATCGTCTGGCCGCTCCCGGTGACGACGATCAGCGCGCGTGACGCGGCGGCGGGAAGCTGGAAGGAATTGCTGGCCGGGCTCCCCTCCTCGGAGAACCCGGCCGACGTGTTGTGGTGA
- a CDS encoding PIG-L deacetylase family protein has protein sequence MIELMPRNVREVALFGAHCDDIAMGVGGTLLTLSTACPNLRVRAFVLSGGDTPREIEENHALRALCPGADVMVRVLDIPDGRAPGYWEGIKIALQSFRYHTDPDVVFAPQRADAHQDHRLLAEMVPTVFRDHLVLGYEILKWEADMPATAVYHPLTRDVAAEKARVLLKHYPSQTDHDWFDEEAFLGLSRLRGVQCRYPHAEAFVLEKAVVRFDGQRT, from the coding sequence ATGATCGAGTTGATGCCGCGCAACGTCCGTGAGGTCGCCCTGTTCGGCGCCCACTGCGACGACATCGCGATGGGGGTCGGCGGCACGCTGCTGACCCTGTCGACGGCGTGTCCGAATCTGCGTGTCCGTGCCTTCGTCCTCTCCGGCGGCGATACCCCACGTGAGATCGAGGAGAACCACGCGCTGCGGGCCCTGTGTCCCGGCGCGGATGTGATGGTTCGCGTGCTGGACATCCCGGACGGGCGTGCCCCGGGCTATTGGGAGGGAATCAAGATCGCGCTCCAGTCCTTCCGTTACCACACCGACCCGGACGTGGTGTTCGCTCCGCAGCGTGCCGACGCGCACCAGGACCATCGATTGCTCGCCGAGATGGTGCCGACGGTGTTCCGCGACCATCTGGTGCTCGGCTACGAGATCCTCAAGTGGGAGGCGGACATGCCGGCCACCGCCGTGTACCACCCGCTCACCAGGGATGTCGCGGCGGAGAAGGCGCGCGTGCTGCTCAAGCACTATCCCTCGCAGACCGACCACGACTGGTTCGACGAGGAGGCATTCCTCGGTCTCTCCCGTCTCCGCGGAGTGCAGTGCCGGTACCCGCACGCCGAGGCCTTCGTCCTGGAGAAGGCGGTGGTCCGGTTCGACGGACAGCGCACCTGA
- a CDS encoding WecB/TagA/CpsF family glycosyltransferase yields MTTNSTTGVRTSATLFGMPLDAVTMDEAVARCRDALERRDRMTIGVVNAAKTVRLRKDTALRESLLECDLLLADGQAVVWAGNLLGYPLPERVAGIDLFTSLLAAADAEHRSVYLLGAEQQVLDALVDVLTTTYPGLRIAGAHHGYFEESEEEAIARAVRESGADMLFLGMPSPRKENFLRRWEDVLGAPIRHGVGGSFDVLAGITKRAPEHWQRAGMEWAYRLLQEPRRMWRRYLTTNTAFLILLARERFRTTPPYPRPEKFPTPRKHHG; encoded by the coding sequence ATGACCACCAACTCCACCACCGGCGTCCGCACATCGGCGACCCTGTTCGGGATGCCGCTCGATGCCGTCACGATGGACGAGGCTGTCGCGCGGTGCCGCGATGCCCTCGAGCGCCGCGACCGGATGACCATCGGAGTCGTCAACGCGGCGAAGACCGTTCGTCTGCGCAAGGACACCGCGTTGCGCGAATCCCTGCTCGAGTGCGATCTGCTCCTCGCCGACGGGCAGGCAGTCGTGTGGGCGGGGAATCTCCTGGGATACCCGCTGCCGGAACGCGTCGCCGGGATCGACCTGTTCACCTCGTTGCTCGCCGCGGCCGACGCCGAACACCGCTCCGTCTATCTGCTCGGCGCCGAGCAACAGGTGCTCGACGCGCTCGTGGACGTCCTCACCACGACCTACCCCGGTCTCCGGATCGCCGGCGCCCACCACGGATATTTCGAGGAATCGGAGGAGGAGGCGATCGCCCGGGCGGTCCGCGAGTCCGGCGCGGACATGCTCTTCCTGGGCATGCCGTCACCCCGCAAGGAGAACTTCCTGCGCCGGTGGGAGGACGTGCTGGGCGCCCCGATCCGTCACGGTGTCGGTGGCTCGTTCGACGTCCTCGCCGGGATCACCAAGCGCGCTCCCGAACACTGGCAGCGGGCCGGCATGGAGTGGGCGTACCGCCTCCTCCAGGAACCGCGCCGGATGTGGCGGCGCTATCTGACGACCAATACCGCCTTCTTGATCCTGCTCGCCCGCGAGCGGTTCCGCACCACACCGCCCTACCCGCGTCCCGAGAAGTTCCCGACCCCGAGGAAGCATCATGGCTGA
- the wecC gene encoding UDP-N-acetyl-D-mannosamine dehydrogenase: MADTFSGTVAVVGLGYIGLPTAVVLATRDIDVIGVDVDPRIVSAVSRGEVPFAEPDLAVSLAGAVAMGTLSATDTVPLADAYIIAVPTPFNADHTADLSYVRRATEQIAPQLRGGEIVVLESTSPPGTTENVSRWLSELRPDLRLPHTDEGLPDIHIAHCPERVLPGRIMIEMITNDRVVGGITPLCAQRAAAIYRVFCQGEICLTDAASAEMAKLVENAYRDINIAFANELSYVSDELELDVWEVIRLANRHPRVNILSPGPGVGGHCIAVDPWFIVGASPGSAKLIRTAREINDSKPNYVAQQVIETCSRFKNPTVACLGLTFKANVDDIRESPALHVVELIAKALPDVELLLADPFVHEVPDTLLGYESVRTARCREAIAAADIVVELVDHDQFRSLSRSLLAGKVVYDTRGVWR, translated from the coding sequence ATGGCTGACACATTCAGCGGCACCGTGGCCGTCGTCGGACTCGGTTACATCGGACTGCCGACGGCCGTCGTCCTTGCGACCCGCGACATCGACGTCATCGGCGTGGACGTCGATCCCCGTATCGTGTCGGCGGTCTCGCGGGGCGAGGTGCCGTTCGCCGAACCCGATCTCGCGGTGAGCCTGGCCGGCGCCGTGGCCATGGGGACCTTGAGTGCGACCGACACCGTGCCCCTCGCCGACGCATACATCATCGCCGTGCCGACGCCGTTCAACGCCGACCACACCGCCGACCTGTCGTACGTACGACGCGCGACCGAGCAGATCGCCCCGCAACTGCGTGGTGGCGAGATCGTGGTCCTCGAATCGACATCACCGCCCGGGACCACCGAGAACGTCAGTCGATGGCTGTCCGAACTGCGACCCGACCTCCGTCTCCCCCACACCGACGAGGGTCTGCCCGACATCCATATCGCCCACTGTCCCGAACGCGTCCTCCCGGGCCGCATCATGATCGAGATGATCACGAACGACCGTGTGGTCGGCGGGATCACGCCGCTGTGCGCTCAACGCGCCGCGGCCATCTACCGGGTTTTCTGCCAGGGCGAGATCTGCCTGACGGATGCCGCGAGCGCCGAGATGGCGAAACTGGTCGAGAATGCCTACCGCGACATCAACATCGCCTTCGCCAACGAATTGTCTTATGTGTCGGACGAACTCGAACTGGATGTCTGGGAGGTCATCCGTCTCGCGAACCGGCATCCACGGGTGAACATCCTCAGTCCCGGGCCGGGGGTCGGCGGGCACTGCATCGCCGTCGACCCGTGGTTCATCGTCGGTGCGTCGCCGGGTTCGGCGAAACTGATCCGCACCGCGCGGGAGATCAACGATTCCAAGCCGAACTACGTGGCACAGCAGGTTATCGAAACCTGTTCGCGTTTCAAGAATCCCACGGTCGCGTGCCTGGGCCTGACATTCAAGGCCAATGTCGACGACATCCGGGAGAGCCCGGCCCTGCACGTCGTCGAACTCATCGCGAAGGCGCTTCCCGACGTCGAGCTGCTGCTCGCCGATCCGTTCGTGCACGAGGTGCCGGACACTCTCCTCGGGTACGAGAGTGTGCGCACCGCGCGGTGCCGGGAGGCCATCGCCGCTGCGGACATCGTCGTCGAGCTCGTGGACCACGACCAGTTCCGGTCCCTGTCGCGCAGTCTCCTGGCGGGCAAAGTCGTCTACGACACCCGCGGCGTGTGGCGCTGA
- the wecB gene encoding non-hydrolyzing UDP-N-acetylglucosamine 2-epimerase: MEKVLVVYGTRPEAIKMAPVVTALQRSEVLEPVVAVTGQHREMLDQVNTLFGIEPSHDLDILTHRQGLEAITAKALGGVSEVIAREEPSAVLVQGDTTTCFAAALAAFYCKVPLVHLEAGLRTGDRYNPFPEEVNRRLTSQLASLHLAPTPTSRANLLTDGIDPGDIVVTGNTVIDALYTVTSQKPSLDNPDLEPLLGRPLVLVTAHRRESWGEPMARSARAVARLARAFPHLTFLLPAHLNPIVREVLLPPLADLDNVVVTNPLSYSDFALAMAASTIVLTDSGGVQEEAPSLGKPVLVMRETTERPEAISAGTVRLVGTDEELIVEWVTRLLTQPTAYDEMARAVNPYGDGNAAQRSVDAIEHFFGLGPRPAEFAPVEAVRSY; encoded by the coding sequence ATGGAGAAGGTTTTGGTGGTCTACGGAACTCGTCCCGAGGCGATCAAGATGGCGCCGGTCGTCACCGCCTTGCAGAGATCGGAAGTGCTCGAACCCGTTGTCGCAGTGACCGGCCAGCACCGCGAGATGCTGGACCAGGTCAACACCCTGTTCGGTATCGAACCGAGCCACGACCTCGATATCCTCACCCACCGACAGGGACTCGAGGCCATCACGGCCAAGGCTCTCGGCGGGGTGTCGGAGGTGATCGCCCGCGAGGAGCCCAGTGCGGTTCTCGTCCAAGGGGATACGACGACCTGCTTCGCCGCGGCCCTCGCGGCGTTCTACTGCAAGGTGCCGCTCGTACACCTGGAGGCCGGCCTCCGGACCGGGGACCGTTACAACCCCTTCCCGGAGGAGGTGAACCGGCGTCTGACCTCTCAACTGGCGTCGCTGCACCTGGCCCCCACCCCCACCTCCCGCGCCAACCTGTTGACGGACGGAATCGATCCCGGCGACATCGTCGTCACGGGCAATACGGTGATCGACGCGCTCTACACAGTGACTTCGCAGAAGCCGTCGCTCGACAACCCGGATCTCGAGCCCCTGCTCGGGCGTCCGCTGGTTCTCGTCACGGCGCACCGGCGCGAGTCGTGGGGAGAGCCGATGGCCCGGTCGGCGCGTGCCGTCGCCCGTCTGGCCCGCGCGTTCCCGCACCTGACGTTCCTCCTGCCGGCGCACCTCAATCCGATCGTGCGGGAGGTACTCCTGCCACCCCTCGCCGATCTGGACAACGTGGTCGTGACGAACCCGCTGTCCTACAGCGACTTCGCCCTCGCGATGGCGGCGTCGACGATCGTGCTGACCGACAGCGGCGGAGTGCAGGAGGAAGCTCCGAGCCTCGGCAAGCCGGTCCTGGTGATGCGGGAGACCACCGAGAGACCCGAGGCCATCTCGGCGGGCACTGTCCGGCTGGTGGGGACGGACGAGGAACTCATCGTCGAGTGGGTCACCCGTCTGCTCACCCAGCCCACTGCGTACGACGAGATGGCCCGCGCGGTCAATCCGTACGGGGACGGGAACGCGGCGCAGCGTTCCGTCGACGCGATCGAGCACTTCTTCGGCCTCGGACCCCGTCCCGCGGAGTTCGCCCCGGTCGAGGCGGTCCGCTCCTACTGA